A region of the Gemmatimonadales bacterium genome:
ATCTTCGAGCGGTTCACCAGGGGCGGCTGGGTGACCCTGGTCGTGACCGGCAGCCTGGTCGCGCTGTGCTTCGTCATCCGCAAGCACTACCGCACCACCTACGCCAAGCTCGGCCAGCTGTACGACGAGCTGAAGACGCTGCCCCCCGAGCCGGACACGGCGCCGCGCGCGCTCGACCCCAGGGCGCCGACGGCGGCCGTGCTGGTGGCCACCTACGGCGGCCTCGGCATTCACACCACGCTCAACATCTTCCGGTTCTTCCCCGGCTACTTCAAGAACCTCGTGTTCCTGTCGGTGGGCGTGGTGGACTCGGGCGGATTCAAGGGCGAGGGTGCCATCGAGGAGCTGCGGCACGGGACCGAGGAGTCGCTGGCCCAGTACGTCGAGCTGGCCCGGCGCCTCGGGATGCCGGCGACCTCCCGCTACGCCCTCGGCACCGACGCGGTGGACGTGGGGGAGAAGCTGTGCCTCGACGTCGCCAGGGAGTTCCCGCGCGTCACCTACTTCGCCGGCAAGGTCATCTTCCAGCGCGAGGCCTGGTACCAGCACCTGCTCCACAACGAGACGGCGGCGGCCATCCAGAAGCGGCTGCAGTGGGCCGGCAAGCCGGTCGTGATCCTGCCCGCCCGGGTGAACTAGGCCGCGATCGGCGCGCCTGGACGGCGACCCCGCCCCGGATCACGCCGGCCGGCGGTCGCCTAGTACACCCTCCCGCCGAGCGGGACGTCCCGCTCGACGGCGAGCAGCACGACGCGGCCCGCCTCGTCCGGCAGGCCCAGCACCAGCACCTCGGACTCGAAGCCCGCGATGCGCCGCACGCCCAGGTTGACCGCGCACACGACCAGCCGGCCGACGAGGTCCTCCGGCCGGTACAGATCGGTGATCTGCGCGCTCGAGCCCCGGGTGCCGAGCGGGCCGAGGTCCAGGGTGAGCTTGTAGGCCGGCTTGCGCGCGCCCGCCAGGGGCTCGGCCGCGAGGATGCGGCCGACGCGGAGGTCGAGGGCGGCGAAGGCTTCGGGCCCGGTCACGCGGTCAGCGC
Encoded here:
- a CDS encoding tRNA-binding protein, with the protein product ADRVTGPEAFAALDLRVGRILAAEPLAGARKPAYKLTLDLGPLGTRGSSAQITDLYRPEDLVGRLVVCAVNLGVRRIAGFESEVLVLGLPDEAGRVVLLAVERDVPLGGRVY